The following DNA comes from Candidatus Woesearchaeota archaeon.
ATTTCTCAACAAGGAATACAGAGACAACCTGATCCCACTCATTGTTTGGGACAGAAGGGCAGAAGAACTTAATCTCAGCGCATTTAATCAGATTTTCAGGAAGAACTCTTATTCCCGACTCTTCGCGGAGTTCGCGCACTGCCGCCTCCTCAATTGACTCTGTATCAAGGAGCTTTCCCCCGAATCCGTTGTATTTCCCCTCTCCGAACCCCCGCTTCTTCATCCCAAGGAGAATTTTCCTATCCTTTTCTATCAGCGGAATGCATAAGGTTGCGCTTTTCATTAAATCCTCCAAATATTGCAAAATAAGAATGCATACGCCGCGACCCGGATTTGAACCGGGATGCCCTTTCGGACACCAGCTCTCAAGGCTGGCGCAATACCAGATTATGCGATCGCGGCAATAATTTCTTAAAGTTTTTGAAAGGATATATAAAGGTTTTTATAGGAGATAAAGAAAATCCAGAAATACAACTTAAAGAAATAATAGTAACTAATAAGTAGTTAAAAAAGAAAAGCTTAAAAGCAAGTTCGTCGTTTATATCGTTGAAGAAATGCTGACGAGGTGAAAAATGGAAAGCAACCAAAATGAAATTGAAAAAAACGGCATTGAAGAAATAATCAGCTCACTCTATTCATACGAGGCACGGGCAAAGCTTGTCTCAAAGATGGCGGGAAAAATTGAGCTTCCAAAATATTACATAGAACGGGCGATTGAGTATTACTCCTCAACCGGAAGAGAAATTGATGCAGTTGATCTTCTTGAAAAAACCGGGAATAAAAACGAGGCAACTGAAATAATCAAAAGGGCAATAGGAAAAAAAGAGGAGTCCAAGGATTACAAGAGTGCAGCAGAGCTCTCAAAAAGGGTTGGAAGCATTGAAAGGGCAATTTCAGACTATGAAAAAGCAGGCGAATTTGTAGTTGCAGCCCATCATGCAAAAGAGTTTGGGGATTTTGAAAGAGCAATAAGAGACTATGTCTCGGCTGACAAGTACTCCGCAGCAGGCGACATTGCAGCATCATTAAATTGGCCCGAACGCGCAAATGCACTTTACGAGGATGGCATAATATTTGCTGAAAGGAAGGATAT
Coding sequences within:
- a CDS encoding 8-oxo-dGTP diphosphatase produces the protein MKSATLCIPLIEKDRKILLGMKKRGFGEGKYNGFGGKLLDTESIEEAAVRELREESGIRVLPENLIKCAEIKFFCPSVPNNEWDQVVSVFLVEKWEETPSETEEMMPEWFSFDEIPYKKMWQDDSHWLPLVLSGKKIKATFVFKEDNENIGSMNIEEVKVFEDEKQI